From one Sphingomonas sp. BT-65 genomic stretch:
- a CDS encoding beta-galactosidase produces MCWTPLATAQQARETQNLAAPVKTFGRVSFDARSLMIDGKRTMIWSSEMHHFRLPSPDLWRDILQKMKANGFNTVAFYFDWGFHSPKQGVYDFSGVRDIDRLLTMAEEEGLYVITRAGPYVNAELTRGGFPGWLVNQRVKARTDAPEYLEAADEWLTQVHAIIARHQINGDGKGNRGTVILHQIENELAVTTPSQRRYMDHLYKKARADGINVPIFHNDQGRNGYWTPQDSKVEHVVPGPVDLYAFDGYPGGTCTVEGKPTRGSAAPDWGYYGPGGAKGGASASANTPGFLAEFGGGWFDYWGSNGGYECNAIQRGKRFQRVFYGTNLANGINIQSFYMGYGGTSWGWLPAPVVFTSYDYGSAISEPREVRPKLVEMKQLGGLIAAVPDLAGMIPAGTPRISSDKVQVYHNKSPETDARFLLVTHKPSNGQGNDRFTITADLPDGRYSFPQGEPMQLNGFDAKWLVAGVDVGGQRLVYSTSELQTAVKLDAADLLLMYGRAGEPGETVLRYAGAPKVEVIEGNVASSFDATKGDLRLNYTHRGRAVVRITDAGQPPLTLLLADEDEAGAYWTHDTAAGKILARGPALIRSATAKGGVLALTGDTSGETTLEVWAPRALRSLQWNGVAVRTAVTARGSVASVAPLGGPADFPLPTLTGWRVAAGSPEARPDFDDSGWQAIDRRRAGTTTAWADGQPTLVMDPYGFHEGDVWYRGRFEGGREAEKLSVFYGGGAAGLLQLWLDGEFIGQHEIPSGQPRPITLGGTEFPLPTKARAPGQHVLSVMVRNNGHNWDLDADDFHKEARGLIQASLQSAAGSSFAVPIEWRIQGRKGGEDLADPVRGVANNGGLHGERQGWHLPRFNDTGWERVTAPPAKLAPGTTWHRARFTLDVPKGQDATIGLAFGDTSKPRSAARYRVLIFVNGWNMGQFIAHVGPQRVFAIPEGILNHRGANSIALAVTSDGQPDNALEPVRLVTMRNVKGGLPVRMVSAPATPAELK; encoded by the coding sequence ATGTGTTGGACGCCCCTCGCAACCGCCCAGCAGGCACGCGAGACGCAGAATCTCGCCGCGCCGGTCAAGACCTTCGGCCGCGTGTCGTTCGACGCGCGCTCGCTGATGATCGACGGCAAGCGCACCATGATTTGGTCGAGCGAGATGCATCATTTCCGCCTGCCCAGCCCCGATCTGTGGCGCGACATCCTGCAGAAGATGAAGGCCAACGGGTTCAACACCGTCGCCTTCTATTTCGACTGGGGCTTCCACAGCCCGAAGCAGGGCGTCTACGATTTCTCCGGCGTCCGCGACATCGACCGGCTGCTGACCATGGCGGAGGAGGAGGGGCTCTACGTCATCACCCGCGCCGGTCCCTATGTGAATGCCGAGCTGACGCGCGGCGGATTCCCGGGCTGGCTGGTCAACCAGCGCGTGAAGGCGCGCACCGATGCGCCGGAATATCTGGAAGCAGCGGACGAGTGGCTGACTCAGGTCCATGCCATCATCGCGCGGCATCAGATCAATGGCGACGGCAAGGGCAATCGCGGCACCGTCATCCTCCACCAGATCGAGAACGAGCTGGCGGTGACCACGCCGTCGCAGCGCCGCTACATGGACCATCTCTACAAGAAGGCGCGCGCCGACGGCATCAACGTACCGATCTTCCACAACGATCAGGGCCGCAACGGTTATTGGACACCGCAGGATTCCAAGGTCGAGCACGTCGTGCCCGGCCCGGTCGATCTCTACGCGTTCGACGGCTATCCCGGCGGCACCTGCACTGTCGAGGGCAAGCCGACGCGCGGCAGCGCGGCGCCCGACTGGGGCTATTACGGTCCGGGCGGCGCGAAGGGCGGCGCCTCGGCCTCGGCCAACACGCCGGGGTTCCTGGCGGAGTTCGGCGGGGGCTGGTTCGACTATTGGGGGTCGAATGGCGGCTATGAATGCAACGCGATCCAGCGCGGCAAGCGCTTCCAGCGCGTGTTCTACGGCACCAACCTCGCCAACGGCATCAACATCCAGAGCTTCTACATGGGCTATGGCGGCACCAGCTGGGGCTGGCTGCCCGCGCCGGTGGTGTTCACCAGCTACGACTATGGCTCGGCGATCTCCGAGCCGCGCGAGGTGCGGCCCAAGCTCGTCGAGATGAAGCAGCTCGGCGGGCTGATCGCGGCGGTGCCCGATCTCGCCGGTATGATCCCGGCGGGGACGCCGCGGATCTCGTCGGACAAGGTGCAGGTCTATCACAACAAGTCGCCCGAGACCGATGCGCGCTTCCTGCTGGTGACGCACAAGCCATCGAACGGGCAGGGCAATGATCGCTTCACGATCACCGCCGATCTGCCCGACGGGCGCTATAGCTTCCCACAGGGCGAGCCGATGCAGCTCAACGGGTTCGACGCCAAATGGCTGGTCGCCGGGGTGGATGTCGGGGGGCAGCGGCTGGTCTATTCGACCTCCGAGCTGCAGACCGCAGTGAAGCTCGACGCCGCCGACCTGCTGCTGATGTATGGCCGCGCGGGCGAGCCGGGAGAGACCGTGCTGCGCTATGCCGGCGCGCCCAAGGTAGAGGTGATCGAGGGCAACGTCGCGAGCAGTTTCGATGCGACGAAGGGCGATCTTCGCCTCAACTACACGCATCGCGGCCGGGCAGTGGTGCGGATCACCGACGCTGGCCAGCCGCCGCTTACGCTGCTGCTCGCCGATGAGGATGAGGCCGGCGCCTATTGGACTCATGACACCGCGGCGGGGAAGATCCTTGCGCGAGGGCCGGCATTGATCCGCAGCGCAACGGCCAAGGGCGGCGTGCTGGCGCTGACCGGCGATACTTCGGGCGAGACCACGCTCGAGGTCTGGGCGCCACGCGCGCTCCGTTCGCTGCAGTGGAACGGTGTCGCGGTTCGTACCGCTGTGACCGCACGCGGCAGCGTCGCTTCGGTGGCGCCCCTCGGCGGGCCGGCGGATTTCCCCTTGCCCACGCTCACCGGGTGGCGCGTCGCCGCGGGCTCGCCCGAGGCGCGGCCGGACTTCGACGACAGCGGCTGGCAGGCGATCGACCGCCGCCGCGCCGGCACCACCACTGCCTGGGCCGACGGCCAGCCGACATTGGTGATGGACCCCTATGGCTTCCACGAGGGCGACGTCTGGTATCGAGGCCGCTTCGAGGGCGGTCGTGAAGCGGAGAAGCTGTCGGTCTTCTACGGCGGCGGCGCGGCGGGCCTGCTCCAGCTCTGGCTCGACGGCGAGTTCATTGGCCAGCATGAGATTCCCTCCGGCCAGCCGCGCCCGATCACCCTCGGCGGGACCGAATTCCCGCTGCCCACCAAGGCGCGCGCGCCGGGCCAGCATGTGTTGAGCGTGATGGTGCGCAATAACGGCCACAATTGGGACCTCGATGCCGACGACTTCCACAAGGAAGCGCGCGGGCTGATCCAGGCCTCGCTGCAGTCGGCGGCGGGAAGCAGCTTCGCGGTGCCGATCGAATGGCGCATCCAGGGCCGCAAGGGCGGCGAGGACCTGGCCGATCCGGTGCGCGGCGTGGCCAATAATGGCGGCCTCCATGGCGAGCGGCAGGGCTGGCACCTGCCGCGCTTCAACGACACGGGCTGGGAACGCGTGACCGCGCCGCCCGCGAAGCTCGCGCCCGGCACGACCTGGCACCGCGCCCGCTTCACGCTCGACGTACCCAAGGGACAGGACGCGACGATCGGCCTCGCCTTCGGCGACACGAGCAAGCCGCGCTCGGCGGCGCGTTATCGCGTGCTGATCTTCGTCAATGGCTGGAACATGGGCCAGTTCATCGCCCATGTCGGCCCGCAGCGCGTGTTCGCGATCCCCGAGGGCATTCTCAACCACCGCGGCGCGAACAGCATCGCGCTGGCGGTAACCTCCGACGGCCAGCCGGACAACGCGCTCGAACCGGTCCGGCTGGTGACGATGCGCAACGTCAAGGGCGGGTTGCCGGTGCGGATGGTCAGCGCACCAGCGACGCCGGCCGAACTCAAATAA
- a CDS encoding aldo/keto reductase yields MTPRRLGRTGLEISPCTLGTAALASHRADRREAGAMIARALERGVNAVELAGGDGRVADLLGSMLARAGARSRVHVFARVTSRVRFDLPSPHIPAQQAYPGRHIRTETEALLRTLGVERLGLQQLHAWCPEWLDEGDWRETLERLREEGKIAGYGISLWDHDLDAAATIVAHGAADSVQLMHNIFDQGASAGLLPFCQRHDVGVIARSPLYFGALGWDEGGPALAPHDWRDGYFYDVHRRETLARVHRLARDVARAGQPLSEIALRFALSHPAVTTVAVGMRTRAQLDANLTAIEGGPLPADEVEALAAHAWLC; encoded by the coding sequence ATGACCCCGCGCCGCCTGGGCCGCACCGGGCTCGAAATCTCGCCCTGCACGCTCGGCACCGCGGCGCTGGCTTCGCACCGAGCCGACCGACGCGAGGCAGGGGCGATGATCGCACGCGCGCTCGAGCGCGGCGTGAACGCGGTCGAGCTCGCCGGCGGCGATGGCCGCGTCGCCGACCTGCTTGGCAGCATGCTTGCCCGCGCCGGCGCACGAAGCCGCGTGCACGTCTTCGCCCGCGTGACCTCGCGCGTCCGCTTCGACTTGCCCTCGCCGCATATCCCAGCGCAGCAAGCCTATCCTGGCCGCCACATCCGTACCGAGACCGAGGCGCTGCTGCGCACGCTCGGCGTTGAGCGCCTCGGGCTGCAGCAGCTCCACGCCTGGTGTCCCGAATGGCTGGACGAGGGCGACTGGCGTGAGACGCTCGAGCGCCTGCGCGAGGAGGGCAAGATCGCCGGCTACGGCATCTCGCTATGGGATCATGATCTCGATGCGGCGGCGACGATCGTCGCGCACGGTGCAGCGGACTCGGTCCAGCTCATGCACAACATCTTCGACCAGGGCGCGTCGGCAGGCCTGCTGCCCTTCTGCCAGCGCCACGATGTCGGCGTGATCGCGCGGTCGCCGCTCTATTTCGGCGCGCTCGGCTGGGACGAAGGCGGCCCGGCGCTGGCGCCGCACGACTGGCGCGACGGCTATTTCTATGACGTGCACCGGCGCGAGACACTCGCGCGGGTCCATCGCCTCGCACGCGACGTCGCGCGCGCGGGCCAGCCGCTGTCCGAGATCGCGCTGCGCTTCGCATTGTCGCACCCGGCGGTCACCACGGTCGCGGTGGGTATGCGGACCCGCGCGCAGCTCGACGCCAATCTCACGGCGATCGAAGGCGGTCCGCTTCCCGCTGATGAAGTCGAGGCGCTGGCCGCCCACGCCTGGCTCTGCTGA
- a CDS encoding DUF6491 family protein, which produces MRPALTLLPLTILSASCAADEPATAPSDGQRECFWGSQVTGFSDAGPDRAILNIGQRESWELALATGCPDVDWALRIGIRARGGDRICPGRPAELLIPNASGSGFQRCLVQNVRKLSPEEAAAVRGKTSKQ; this is translated from the coding sequence ATGCGTCCGGCCCTGACCTTGCTTCCGCTGACGATCCTGTCCGCCTCCTGCGCGGCCGACGAACCGGCGACCGCTCCGTCGGACGGCCAGCGCGAATGTTTCTGGGGCTCGCAGGTCACTGGTTTCAGCGATGCCGGCCCGGACCGTGCGATCCTCAACATCGGGCAGCGGGAGAGCTGGGAGCTTGCCCTCGCCACCGGATGCCCGGACGTCGACTGGGCGCTGCGGATCGGCATCCGCGCGCGCGGCGGCGACCGCATCTGCCCTGGGCGGCCGGCCGAACTGCTCATTCCCAATGCCAGCGGCAGCGGTTTCCAGCGCTGCCTGGTGCAGAATGTCCGCAAGCTTTCGCCCGAGGAAGCCGCCGCAGTGCGCGGGAAAACCTCGAAGCAGTGA